One stretch of Bacteroidales bacterium DNA includes these proteins:
- a CDS encoding amidohydrolase family protein: protein MSILLKNATYIDWKTLEFSQKNILVEQDKTTIQFVENIDQIADKSNLEVLDCTGKLVTKSFGVGHHHIYSALARGMGAPKKNPENFYEILKYVWWTLDKCLDLEMVESSALVTAIACAKAGSTFVIDHHASPFAVKGSLETIAKAFDKVGVSHLLCYEISDRDGFKSAKEGIEETEEYLGKRQGLVGLHASFTVNDETMEKSVEMMNRLNSGIHIHVAEDLYDQEFCIKKYGKRVITRLNEYGALKSSKTILGHCLHLDEDEKDIIRNSPCWVVQNTESNLNNNVGYFNGEFLGSRIMLGTDGMHSDMLQSAKSAFFVGQGFDNITYPSSYQRFRNVHKYIEDNGFKGDGDNNLVVLDYASPTEINQNNFLGHFIFGINSNHVCDVISNGKLIVKNRLIQTVDEAEILKVSKERALRLWKKMQE from the coding sequence ATGTCTATACTACTAAAAAATGCCACCTATATTGACTGGAAAACGCTTGAATTCAGTCAAAAAAATATTCTTGTTGAACAAGATAAAACCACGATTCAGTTCGTTGAAAATATCGACCAAATAGCCGATAAATCAAACCTTGAGGTGCTTGATTGTACTGGCAAATTGGTAACAAAGTCGTTTGGTGTTGGGCATCATCATATATATTCTGCTCTTGCTAGAGGAATGGGTGCTCCCAAGAAAAACCCTGAAAATTTCTACGAAATTCTAAAGTACGTTTGGTGGACTCTGGATAAATGCCTTGATCTTGAAATGGTTGAATCGAGCGCATTGGTAACAGCAATTGCTTGCGCAAAAGCAGGTTCTACCTTCGTTATCGATCATCATGCCTCCCCTTTCGCAGTAAAAGGTTCGCTTGAAACAATTGCTAAAGCTTTTGATAAGGTTGGTGTTTCGCACCTTTTATGCTACGAAATATCGGATCGTGATGGGTTTAAATCCGCCAAAGAGGGAATCGAGGAAACCGAGGAATATCTAGGTAAACGTCAAGGGTTAGTTGGTTTACATGCATCATTTACTGTAAACGATGAAACCATGGAGAAGTCTGTGGAGATGATGAATCGTTTGAATTCTGGTATTCATATTCACGTTGCCGAGGATTTGTACGATCAGGAATTTTGTATCAAGAAGTACGGAAAACGGGTTATTACACGCCTAAACGAATATGGTGCTCTAAAATCATCTAAAACTATACTTGGACATTGCCTTCACTTAGATGAAGATGAAAAAGACATTATCCGCAACTCCCCATGCTGGGTGGTTCAAAACACGGAGAGCAACCTAAATAATAACGTTGGTTATTTTAACGGCGAGTTTCTTGGTTCGAGGATAATGCTTGGCACCGATGGAATGCACAGCGATATGCTTCAAAGCGCAAAATCGGCCTTTTTTGTTGGTCAAGGATTCGATAATATTACCTATCCATCATCGTATCAACGTTTCAGGAATGTTCATAAGTATATCGAGGATAATGGCTTTAAGGGCGATGGTGATAATAATCTTGTAGTGCTTGATTACGCCTCTCCTACCGAGATTAACCAGAATAACTTTTTAGGGCATTTCATCTTCGGTATCAACTCAAACCATGTTTGCGATGTTATTTCGAATGGTAAGCTGATTGTGAAAAACAGGCTAATTCAAACTGTTGATGAGGCCGAAATTCTAAAAGTTTCTAAGGAACGTGCTCTTCGACTTTGGAAGAAGATGCAGGAGTAA
- the xdh gene encoding selenium-dependent xanthine dehydrogenase — protein sequence MISYTLNGIKRTFSGDLEETLLDHLRLEHKITSAKDGCSGQGVCGACTVEIDGKPKLACRTKMKDLEGAVINTTEGLPKEFRSTIGKNFAEKGAVQCGFCSPGMIMRAKGLYNVNKTPTRPEIVKAITPNICRCTGYVKIVDAIDETFKELNGKGSENKAKSALIGKPYPKYQAIETALGDRDFVDDMHFDGMVHGVLKFSDHPRAKVLKVDFTEALKVEGVIRVFTSKDIPGNKVIGIVYHDWPMMIGEGEITNYTGDVVASVVAKTEAIARKAVKLINVEYEVLEAITDVHGAVKPNCTRVHAEHSNILETCSIRFGDVHKAFKEAAFVSSGHYETQRIEHAFLETETAIALPEDDGVRLYSQGQGAYVDRKLVAKVLGLTEDKVKVVQVQNGGGFGGKEDTTVQSHASLHAYLLKVPVRVHLNRDESIIMHPKRHPVWMDISLACDKNGMFTGIKLSAIGDSGAYASVGTKVMERVVGHATGGYTVPSVDIKADTVYTNNVPCGAMRGFGVPQAVFAVESCIDEICKMGGFDRWQIRYNNALEDGKKTATGQVLRGVGLKKTLLAVKDQFQSAKYAGIACGIKNTGVGNGMTDDSDVIINIVSDKKVIIHHGWTEMGQGVHTMAIQTFHQETGISPEIIEVKVETEVNIPTGMTTSSRATALVANAIIDASKRIKEDLKNCTLSQLAGRSYRGKFVCDWTCKPGADTAEPVIHFAYGYATQVVILDEKGEITKIIAAHDVGKIMNQMLFEGQIEGALHMGLGYALTEDLPYKNGRPVSLKFKDIGILRANEMPEMEIIGIEEKDPVGPYGAKGIGEIGLVPTAAAVANAFYAFDGIKRTKLPMKRK from the coding sequence ATGATTTCATATACCCTTAACGGCATAAAACGAACCTTTTCTGGCGATTTGGAAGAAACCCTTCTCGATCATTTAAGGCTCGAACATAAGATTACATCAGCAAAAGATGGTTGCTCTGGTCAAGGAGTTTGCGGTGCTTGCACCGTTGAAATTGATGGAAAACCGAAATTGGCTTGTAGAACCAAGATGAAAGACCTTGAGGGTGCTGTGATTAATACAACCGAAGGGCTTCCCAAAGAATTCCGTTCTACAATCGGCAAAAACTTTGCTGAAAAGGGTGCTGTTCAGTGTGGATTCTGCTCTCCTGGTATGATAATGCGTGCAAAAGGGCTGTATAATGTTAACAAAACCCCTACCCGACCCGAAATTGTTAAAGCTATCACCCCTAATATATGTAGGTGCACTGGCTATGTCAAAATAGTTGATGCAATTGATGAGACCTTTAAGGAGTTAAATGGCAAAGGTTCTGAAAACAAAGCAAAATCAGCACTTATTGGTAAACCCTATCCCAAATATCAAGCAATTGAAACAGCTTTAGGTGATAGAGATTTCGTAGATGATATGCACTTCGATGGTATGGTGCATGGGGTTTTAAAATTCTCAGATCACCCTAGGGCAAAGGTTCTTAAAGTTGATTTCACAGAAGCGCTTAAGGTTGAAGGTGTTATTAGGGTATTTACATCTAAAGATATCCCTGGAAATAAGGTAATTGGCATTGTTTACCACGATTGGCCAATGATGATTGGCGAGGGCGAGATAACCAACTATACTGGCGATGTTGTTGCTAGTGTTGTGGCTAAAACCGAGGCAATTGCCCGCAAAGCGGTAAAACTTATTAATGTAGAATACGAAGTATTAGAGGCAATTACCGATGTTCATGGGGCCGTAAAGCCTAATTGCACTCGAGTTCACGCCGAACATTCAAATATCCTTGAAACTTGCAGCATTCGCTTTGGCGATGTTCATAAAGCATTTAAAGAGGCTGCTTTCGTATCAAGCGGACACTATGAAACTCAACGCATTGAGCATGCTTTCCTTGAAACAGAGACTGCCATTGCTCTTCCAGAGGATGATGGTGTAAGACTCTATTCACAAGGCCAAGGTGCTTATGTTGATAGAAAACTTGTTGCAAAAGTTCTTGGACTTACCGAGGATAAGGTAAAAGTTGTCCAAGTTCAGAATGGCGGCGGGTTTGGAGGTAAGGAAGATACTACTGTTCAGAGCCATGCATCGCTACATGCATATCTACTTAAGGTACCTGTTAGGGTTCACCTAAATAGGGATGAATCAATTATTATGCACCCAAAACGTCATCCTGTTTGGATGGATATTAGCCTTGCATGCGATAAAAATGGAATGTTTACAGGCATTAAACTAAGTGCCATTGGTGATTCAGGTGCTTATGCATCGGTAGGAACTAAGGTAATGGAACGTGTTGTAGGTCATGCTACTGGCGGTTACACAGTGCCTTCTGTTGATATTAAGGCTGATACCGTTTACACCAACAACGTTCCATGCGGTGCAATGCGCGGATTTGGCGTTCCTCAGGCAGTATTTGCTGTGGAGAGTTGTATCGATGAGATTTGCAAAATGGGCGGTTTTGATCGCTGGCAAATTCGCTACAACAATGCCCTTGAAGATGGCAAGAAAACCGCTACGGGTCAGGTATTGCGTGGTGTTGGGTTAAAGAAAACTCTTTTAGCGGTAAAAGATCAATTCCAAAGTGCTAAATATGCTGGAATAGCCTGTGGAATCAAGAATACAGGGGTTGGTAATGGAATGACTGACGATAGTGATGTAATTATCAATATAGTTTCGGATAAAAAGGTGATAATCCATCATGGTTGGACCGAGATGGGTCAAGGTGTTCATACGATGGCAATCCAAACCTTCCATCAGGAAACAGGTATATCTCCCGAAATTATTGAAGTGAAAGTCGAGACCGAAGTGAATATCCCAACGGGAATGACCACTTCATCTAGGGCTACCGCCTTAGTTGCCAACGCAATTATTGATGCATCAAAAAGAATCAAGGAAGATTTAAAGAATTGCACACTAAGTCAACTTGCAGGAAGATCCTACAGAGGAAAATTCGTGTGCGATTGGACATGCAAACCCGGCGCAGATACTGCCGAGCCTGTAATCCACTTTGCCTATGGTTATGCTACACAGGTTGTTATTCTTGATGAAAAGGGTGAAATAACCAAGATTATTGCTGCTCACGATGTAGGTAAAATCATGAACCAGATGCTTTTTGAGGGTCAGATCGAAGGTGCTCTGCACATGGGTCTTGGATATGCACTTACAGAGGATTTACCCTATAAAAATGGAAGACCAGTTAGCCTAAAGTTTAAGGATATCGGTATTCTCAGAGCCAACGAAATGCCTGAAATGGAGATAATTGGTATCGAGGAGAAAGATCCTGTTGGGCCTTACGGTGCAAAAGGAATTGGTGAAATAGGTCTAGTTCCCACTGCTGCCGCGGTTGCAAATGCTTTTTATGCATTTGATGGCATAAAGAGGACAAAACTCCCGATGAAGAGAAAATAA